From one Lotus japonicus ecotype B-129 chromosome 3, LjGifu_v1.2 genomic stretch:
- the LOC130749246 gene encoding pentatricopeptide repeat-containing protein At1g62914, mitochondrial-like → MLVLRSKVHQCLSRLYSSASSSLIMVDETPQVHANSEFNLSSVSPVPETNRELFHVVVRVIKSLNWKIAREKKFGSWVETHGFSHSVNYFRIIIHTFAMAGMHLEVFALLRDIVGYCKCDDSFEQFSTLLDLPHHSVLVFNVLIKVFASNSMLEHAHQVFVSAKNVGLELHIRSCNFLLKCLVEANRAVFVRFFFVELMETGPLPNIHTYTIMMSCGDIRLAAEILGKIYRSGGNPTVVTYGTYIRGLCECGYVDVAHKLVRKLHCKLHPLNSHCFNAVIHGFCQRGAVNEALEVLEEMKSSRTFPDVYSYNMLLNAFCKKGDVEKGLELMKEMELCQIKPSIVNYTSLILLCKNKLKGQQLYDKSLEVYNSMLQNAIRPNTIICNHILRVHCREGQFREALTLLEDFHEQGINLNQYSYNEIIHMICKESYPKMALELMPRMLKRNVLPGVVNYSTLISGFAKEQSNFEMVERLFTRLVKAGITFNTKTYTTLISIHGRTRKRHKAYCRFGEMIQSCLCPDEVSYTALIAVFCNIREMNVACALFQEMSRIGCLPNLYTYTCLIDGFCKIDYIDLATQLFDEMKRKGIFPDVVTYTVLIAWYHKHGRIGEKNKLFGEMKANCILLDDGIKKLQDPKLVQFKNVG, encoded by the coding sequence ATGCTGGTACTCCGCAGCAAAGTGCACCAATGCTTGTCTAGACTCTATTCCTCTGCATCTTCATCACTGATAATGGTAGATGAAACTCCACAAGTTCATGCCAATTCTGAGTTCAACTTGTCTTCTGTGTCTCCAGTTCCTGAGACCAACAGGGAACTGTTTCATGTAGTGGTTAGGGTGATTAAGTCCTTGAATTGGAAGATtgctagagaaaaaaaatttggtAGTTGGGTTGAGACTCATGGATTTTCTCATTCAGTTAATTACTTTAGAATCATCATTCACACGTTTGCTATGGCTGGTATGCACTTGGAAGTGTTTGCTTTGCTTAGAGATATTGTTGGATACTGCAAGTGTGACGACTCGTTCGAACAGTTTTCGACTTTGTTGGATTTACCCCATCATTCTGTTCTTGTGTTTAATGTGCTTATCAAAGTGTTTGCTTCTAACTCTATGCTTGAGCATGCCCACCAAGTGTTTGTTAGCGCGAAGAATGTTGGGCTTGAACTTCATATAAGGTCTTGCAATTTCTTGTTGAAATGCTTGGTAGAAGCGAATAGAGCGGTGTTTGTTAGGTTTTTCTTTGTGGAATTGATGGAAACCGGTCCGTTGCCAAATATCCACACCTATACTATCATGATGAGTTGTGGAGATATTAGACTGGCTGCTGAGATTTTAGGAAAAATATATAGGAGTGGGGGAAACCCGACTGTTGTCACGTATGGTACTTATATTCGTGGACTTTGTGAATGTGGTTATGTTGATGTTGCTCACAAGTTAGTTCGTAAATTGCACTGCAAACTCCATCCTCTAAATAGTCATTGTTTTAATGCTGTAATTCATGGATTTTGTCAGAGAGGTGCAGTAAATGAAGCGTTGGAAGTTTTGGAAGAAATGAAGAGCTCGCGAACATTTCCTGATGTTTATAGCTACAACATGTTACTTAATGCATTCTGCAAGAAAGGGGATGTTGAGAAAGGTCTTGAGTTGATGAAGGAAATGGAGCTCTGCCAGATAAAACCATCCATTGTTAACTACACTTCCCTCATCCTTCTATGCAAGAATAAGCTGAAGGGTCAACAACTCTATGATAAGTCATTGGAAGTTTATAATAGCATGCTACAAAATGCTATCCGGCCGAATACAATCATTTGCAATCATATTCTTAGGGTACATTGCAGGGAAGGTCAATTTAGAGAAGCTTTGACACTGTTGGAAGATTTTCATGAACAAGGAATTAACCTCAACCAATATTCATATAATGAAATCATCCACATGATTTGCAAAGAAAGCTATCCAAAAATGGCACTGGAGCTCATGCCAAGAATGCTTAAAAGGAATGTACTTCCGGGAGTTGTTAATTATAGTACTCTTATATCTGGCTTTGCAAAAGAACAGTCAAATTTTGAAATGGTTGAGAGGTTATTCACAAGGTTGGTAAAAGCAGGGATCACTTTCAACACCAAGACATACACAACTCTTATTAGCATACATGGCCGTACTCGCAAAAGGCACAAAGCATATTGCAGATTTGGGGAAATGATACAAAGTTGTTTGTGTCCAGATGAGGTGTCATATACAGCTTTAATAGCTGTCTTTTGTAATATCAGAGAAATGAACGTTGCCTGTGCATTATTTCAAGAAATGTCAAGGATAGGTTGTTTGCCTAATCTATATACATATACTTGTTTGATTGATGGATTCTGCAAGATAGACTACATAGATTTGGCCACACAGCTGTTTgatgaaatgaaaagaaagggaATTTTTCCAGATGTTGTAACTTACACTGTCCTCATTGCTTGGTACCATAAGCATGGCCGCATAGGTGagaaaaataagttatttgGCGAAATGAAGGCAAATTGTATTTTGCTAGATGATGGGATCAAAAAGTTGCAGGACCCAAAACTTGTGCAATTCAAGAATGTTGGGTAG